From the Elstera cyanobacteriorum genome, one window contains:
- a CDS encoding electron transfer flavoprotein subunit alpha/FixB family protein — protein sequence MAVLVIAEVDAGALKPATLNAVTAAAKLGEVHVLVAGSGAAGAADAAKGIAGVAKVLHADSAEYANGLAEALTPLVVSVAKSYAAVVATATTFGKNLLPRVAALLDVQQISEVTAIESADTFVRPIYAGNALATVKSADAIKVLTVRGTAFDAAPATGGSAAVESVAAVAGSGKSAFIGQELSKSERPELTSARIVISGGRGMQNGENFALLEAVADKLGAAVGASRAAVDAGFVPNDYQVGQTGKIVAPDLYIAVGISGAIQHLAGMKDSKVIVAINKDEEAPIFQVADYGLVADLFKAVPELKEALD from the coding sequence ATGGCCGTTCTCGTTATCGCCGAAGTGGATGCGGGCGCGCTGAAGCCTGCCACCCTGAATGCCGTTACCGCCGCTGCGAAGCTGGGGGAGGTTCATGTCCTCGTTGCCGGGTCGGGCGCCGCTGGCGCCGCCGATGCCGCGAAGGGCATTGCGGGCGTTGCCAAGGTTCTGCACGCCGACAGCGCCGAGTATGCCAACGGCCTTGCCGAAGCGCTGACCCCGCTTGTGGTTTCGGTCGCCAAGTCCTATGCCGCTGTGGTCGCCACGGCCACCACTTTCGGCAAGAACCTGCTGCCGCGCGTTGCGGCGCTGCTCGATGTGCAACAGATTTCCGAAGTCACCGCGATTGAAAGCGCTGATACCTTCGTGCGCCCGATCTATGCCGGGAACGCGCTCGCCACGGTGAAATCCGCCGATGCGATCAAGGTTTTGACCGTACGCGGTACCGCCTTCGATGCGGCCCCCGCCACGGGCGGCTCGGCAGCGGTCGAAAGCGTCGCGGCGGTCGCCGGGTCGGGCAAGTCGGCCTTTATTGGTCAGGAACTTTCCAAGTCCGAACGGCCGGAACTCACCTCCGCCCGCATCGTCATTTCCGGCGGGCGCGGGATGCAGAATGGCGAAAACTTCGCCCTGTTGGAAGCCGTGGCCGATAAGCTGGGCGCCGCCGTTGGCGCGTCGCGCGCGGCGGTCGATGCCGGGTTCGTGCCGAACGATTATCAGGTCGGCCAGACCGGCAAGATCGTGGCGCCGGACCTTTATATCGCCGTCGGGATTTCGGGCGCGATCCAGCATCTCGCCGGGATGAAGGACAGCAAGGTCATCGTTGCCATCAATAAGGACGAAGAGGCACCGATCTTCCAGGTCGCCGACTATGGCTTGGTCGCCGACCTGTTTAAGGCGGTGCCGGAATTGAAAGAGGCGCTAGACTAA
- a CDS encoding 3-hydroxybutyryl-CoA dehydrogenase produces MHTIGIIGAGQMGTGIAQVFAAAGYPVHLLDVTADRLTAGVATVSKNLDRQIAKGKLTEAEKVATLGRITTGTDYAGFGASDLVIEAATENEALKREIFKTLVPHLKPEALVASNTSSISITRLAAATDRPGKFIGMHFMNPVPVMQLVELIRGIATDEDTFATVRTLAESLGKTVAVSEDFPAFIVNRILLPMINEAIYTLYEGVGSVVAIDTAMKLGANHPMGPLELADFIGLDTCLAIMQVLHDGLSDTKYRPCPLLVKYVEAGWLGRKAGRGFYDYRGDKPVPTR; encoded by the coding sequence ATGCACACCATCGGGATCATCGGCGCGGGTCAAATGGGCACCGGCATTGCCCAGGTCTTCGCGGCGGCCGGATACCCCGTGCATCTGCTGGATGTTACCGCCGACCGCTTGACGGCGGGCGTCGCGACGGTCAGCAAGAACCTCGACCGTCAGATCGCCAAGGGCAAGCTGACGGAGGCGGAGAAGGTTGCGACGCTCGGTCGCATCACCACCGGCACCGACTATGCCGGGTTCGGCGCCTCCGATCTCGTGATTGAAGCTGCGACCGAAAATGAAGCGCTGAAGCGCGAGATTTTCAAGACGCTGGTGCCGCACCTGAAGCCCGAGGCGCTGGTGGCGTCCAACACCTCGTCGATTTCCATCACCCGGCTTGCGGCGGCCACTGACCGGCCCGGCAAGTTCATCGGCATGCATTTTATGAACCCGGTGCCGGTGATGCAGTTGGTGGAACTGATCCGCGGCATCGCGACCGATGAAGACACGTTCGCGACCGTGCGCACCTTGGCGGAATCCCTGGGGAAGACGGTTGCCGTGTCGGAAGATTTCCCGGCCTTCATCGTCAATCGCATTCTGCTGCCGATGATCAACGAGGCGATCTATACGCTGTACGAAGGCGTCGGTTCCGTGGTGGCCATCGATACCGCGATGAAGCTGGGGGCCAATCACCCGATGGGGCCGCTGGAACTGGCGGATTTCATCGGTCTCGATACCTGCTTGGCGATCATGCAAGTGCTGCACGACGGTCTGTCGGACACCAAATACCGCCCCTGCCCGCTGCTGGTGAAATATGTCGAAGCCGGGTGGCTGGGCCGCAAAGCCGGGCGCGGCTTCTACGATTATCGCGGCGATAAACCGGTGCCGACGCGGTAA
- a CDS encoding DNA recombination protein RmuC codes for MQPLLSMKGRWMDGNGSIIAAALLALFLGAALGWLIARSRQAVLAAQLTERTERLTRLETDLADASTSILDLRAENAELRVLLDTEKHRTEENLALLDDARRALSDQFRALSTEALEKSNASFLQLAEENFGKLHQAAKSDLDQRSQAMAAQLTPVVEHLNKLDVNLREIEKTREGAYHGLREQTALMRQLYQELKSETGNLTRALRAPTVRGRWGEIQLKRVVELAGMVDHCDFQEQVQTPEDKRLRPDLVVRLPGGKSVIVDAKAPLEAYLAAVEAPDDDARRAHLAHHARQIRTHIKALSEKTYWEQFKGDTPEFVVLFLPGEHFFAAALEHDPGLIEAGVEQSVILATPTTLISLLRAVAYGWRQERLAQNAREIAGLGREMHKRLSTFSDHLAKIGKGLETAAGAYNSAVGAFDSRVLVQARKLADFDTAGLGDALEPPPPVETALRRSASVASLPGPGLFSNG; via the coding sequence ATGCAGCCGCTTCTGTCTATGAAGGGACGTTGGATGGACGGGAACGGCAGTATCATTGCGGCGGCGCTGCTCGCCCTGTTTTTGGGGGCAGCGCTCGGCTGGCTGATCGCCCGCAGCCGTCAAGCCGTGCTGGCCGCGCAATTGACCGAACGGACGGAGCGGCTGACCCGGCTGGAAACCGATCTTGCCGACGCCAGCACCTCCATCCTGGACCTGCGTGCCGAAAATGCCGAATTGCGCGTGCTGCTGGATACCGAGAAGCACCGGACGGAGGAAAACCTCGCGCTGCTCGACGATGCGCGGCGGGCGCTATCGGACCAGTTCCGGGCGCTATCGACAGAGGCATTGGAAAAATCCAACGCCAGCTTCCTGCAATTGGCCGAGGAGAATTTCGGCAAGCTGCACCAAGCCGCCAAAAGCGACCTTGATCAGCGTAGTCAAGCCATGGCGGCGCAGCTTACGCCTGTGGTGGAGCATCTCAACAAGCTCGACGTGAACCTGCGCGAAATCGAAAAGACCCGCGAGGGCGCCTATCACGGTCTGCGGGAACAGACGGCGCTGATGCGCCAGCTTTACCAGGAATTGAAGTCCGAAACCGGCAATCTCACCCGCGCCCTGCGCGCGCCGACCGTGCGCGGGCGCTGGGGGGAAATCCAGCTAAAGCGCGTCGTGGAACTCGCCGGGATGGTCGATCACTGCGACTTCCAGGAACAAGTGCAGACGCCGGAAGATAAGCGCCTGCGCCCCGATCTGGTCGTGCGCCTGCCGGGCGGCAAGAGCGTCATCGTCGATGCCAAAGCGCCGCTGGAAGCCTATCTGGCCGCCGTCGAAGCGCCCGATGACGATGCCCGCCGCGCCCATCTAGCCCATCACGCCCGCCAGATCCGCACCCATATCAAGGCGCTTTCCGAAAAAACCTATTGGGAGCAGTTCAAGGGCGATACGCCGGAATTCGTCGTGCTGTTCCTGCCCGGCGAACATTTCTTCGCGGCCGCGCTGGAGCATGATCCGGGCTTGATCGAAGCGGGGGTGGAGCAAAGCGTGATCCTGGCGACGCCGACGACGCTGATTTCGCTCTTGCGCGCGGTCGCCTATGGCTGGCGGCAGGAGCGCTTGGCCCAAAATGCCCGCGAAATCGCCGGGCTGGGACGGGAGATGCATAAGCGACTTTCGACGTTCAGCGATCATCTCGCCAAGATCGGCAAGGGCTTGGAGACCGCCGCCGGAGCCTACAATAGTGCCGTTGGCGCCTTCGACAGCCGCGTGCTGGTGCAGGCCCGCAAGCTCGCCGACTTCGATACCGCCGGGCTGGGGGACGCGCTGGAGCCGCCGCCGCCCGTCGAAACCGCGCTGCGCCGCAGTGCCTCTGTCGCGTCCCTGCCGGGACCGGGATTATTTTCCAATGGATGA
- the pnp gene encoding polyribonucleotide nucleotidyltransferase → MEGTTMFNVFKKEIQWGGRTLTLETGRIARQADGAVLATYGETTVLCTVVYAKAAKPGVDFFPLTVNYQEKTFAAGKIPGGFFKREGRPSEKETLVSRLVDRPIRPLFADGFRNETQVICTVLSHDMENDPDIVSMVGASAALTISGAPFLGPIGAARVAYINGEYVLNPTPAQVKESALDLVVAGTNDGVLMVESEAKELSEEIMLGAVAFGHDSFQPVIDAIIDLANAAAKEPFDLPAPPEAETAVAKRLKEVAATALTAAYSEVQKQVRYEKVGAAKAEAVTKLVEEGFAADLVAAKFKDLEADIVRGNILSTKRRIDGRDLVTVRPIVAEVGVLPRAHGSTLFTRGETQALVVATLGTGQDEQIIDALDGEYRENFMLHYNFPPYSVGEAGRMGSPGRREIGHGKLAWRAVHPVLPEKEKFPYTIRVVSEITESNGSSSMASVCGASLSMMDAGVPLLRPVAGIAMGLIKEGDQFAVLSDILGDEDHLGDMDFKVAGTESGITALQMDIKITSITREIMKIALEQAKAGRLHILGEMAKGLSAPRGQVSSNAPRVTTFQIPKDKIREVIGSGGKVIREITETTGTKIDIEDDGTIKVAATDTTKAQAAIDWIKGIVAEPEVGVIYTGKVVKTVDFGAFVNFLGSRDGLVHISELAPKRVAKTEDVVKVGDAVKVKCLGFDDRGKIRLSMKVVDQETGEDLSKKDAPAEA, encoded by the coding sequence ATGGAAGGAACGACGATGTTCAATGTGTTCAAGAAAGAAATTCAATGGGGCGGTCGCACCCTGACGCTGGAGACGGGCCGCATCGCCCGCCAGGCCGATGGCGCCGTGCTGGCCACCTATGGCGAAACCACCGTGCTCTGCACCGTGGTCTATGCCAAAGCCGCGAAGCCGGGCGTGGACTTCTTCCCGCTGACGGTGAACTACCAGGAAAAGACCTTCGCCGCCGGTAAGATTCCGGGCGGCTTCTTTAAGCGCGAAGGCCGCCCGTCCGAAAAGGAAACGCTGGTGTCGCGCCTGGTGGATCGTCCGATCCGCCCGCTGTTCGCCGATGGGTTCCGCAATGAGACCCAGGTGATCTGCACTGTGCTAAGCCACGATATGGAAAATGATCCCGATATCGTGTCGATGGTCGGCGCGTCCGCCGCTCTCACGATTTCGGGCGCCCCCTTCCTTGGCCCGATCGGCGCGGCGCGCGTTGCCTATATCAATGGCGAATACGTGCTGAACCCGACCCCCGCCCAGGTGAAGGAAAGCGCGCTCGACCTCGTGGTCGCCGGGACCAACGATGGCGTGCTGATGGTCGAATCGGAAGCCAAGGAGCTTTCCGAAGAAATTATGCTGGGCGCCGTGGCCTTTGGTCACGATAGCTTCCAGCCGGTGATCGATGCGATCATCGACCTCGCCAATGCCGCCGCCAAGGAACCCTTCGACCTGCCGGCCCCGCCGGAAGCCGAAACCGCCGTGGCCAAGCGCCTGAAGGAAGTTGCCGCCACCGCGCTGACCGCCGCCTATTCGGAAGTGCAGAAGCAGGTGCGCTACGAAAAGGTCGGTGCCGCTAAGGCCGAAGCCGTCACCAAGCTGGTCGAAGAAGGCTTCGCCGCCGATCTCGTCGCCGCGAAGTTCAAGGATCTGGAAGCGGACATCGTTCGCGGCAATATCCTGTCCACGAAGCGCCGCATCGACGGCCGCGACCTTGTGACCGTTCGCCCGATCGTCGCCGAAGTCGGCGTGCTGCCGCGCGCCCACGGTTCGACCCTGTTCACCCGTGGGGAAACCCAGGCCCTCGTCGTCGCCACGCTCGGCACCGGCCAGGATGAACAGATCATCGACGCGCTGGACGGCGAATACCGCGAAAACTTCATGCTGCACTATAATTTCCCGCCGTATTCGGTCGGGGAAGCGGGCCGCATGGGCTCGCCGGGTCGCCGCGAAATCGGCCACGGCAAGCTTGCCTGGCGCGCGGTGCATCCGGTGCTGCCGGAGAAGGAAAAGTTCCCGTACACGATCCGCGTCGTGTCGGAAATCACCGAATCCAACGGCTCCTCGTCGATGGCTTCCGTCTGCGGCGCTTCGCTGTCGATGATGGATGCGGGCGTGCCGCTGCTGCGCCCGGTCGCCGGGATCGCCATGGGTCTGATCAAGGAAGGCGACCAATTCGCCGTTCTGTCGGACATTCTGGGCGATGAAGATCACCTGGGCGATATGGACTTCAAGGTCGCCGGGACGGAAAGCGGCATCACCGCTTTGCAGATGGACATTAAGATCACCTCGATCACCCGCGAGATCATGAAGATCGCGCTGGAACAGGCGAAAGCCGGCCGTCTGCACATCCTGGGCGAAATGGCCAAGGGTCTGTCGGCTCCGCGCGGTCAGGTGTCCAGCAACGCCCCGCGCGTCACCACCTTCCAGATCCCGAAGGATAAGATCCGCGAAGTCATCGGCTCCGGCGGTAAGGTCATCCGCGAGATCACCGAAACCACCGGCACCAAGATCGACATCGAGGACGATGGCACCATTAAGGTCGCCGCCACCGATACCACGAAGGCGCAAGCCGCCATCGACTGGATCAAAGGCATCGTCGCGGAACCGGAAGTCGGCGTGATCTACACGGGTAAGGTGGTGAAGACCGTCGATTTCGGCGCCTTCGTCAACTTCCTCGGCAGCCGCGACGGCCTCGTCCACATCTCGGAACTGGCGCCGAAGCGCGTCGCCAAGACCGAAGACGTGGTGAAGGTCGGCGATGCCGTGAAGGTGAAGTGCCTCGGCTTCGACGATCGCGGCAAGATCCGCCTGTCGATGAAGGTTGTCGACCAGGAAACGGGCGAAGACCTGAGCAAGAAGGACGCGCCGGCAGAGGCGTAA
- the rpsO gene encoding 30S ribosomal protein S15, which yields MSITAERKTALIQEYATKQGDTGSPEVQVAILSERIRNLTDHLSGHKKDFHSRRGLLVLVGQRRRLLDYLKRNDHGRYATLIQRLGLRR from the coding sequence ATGTCGATCACTGCCGAGCGCAAGACTGCGCTCATTCAAGAATATGCCACCAAGCAAGGCGATACCGGTTCGCCGGAAGTCCAGGTTGCGATCCTGTCGGAACGCATCCGCAATCTGACCGACCATCTGTCGGGCCATAAGAAGGACTTCCACTCGCGTCGCGGTCTGCTGGTCCTCGTCGGTCAGCGCCGCCGCCTGCTGGATTACCTGAAGCGCAACGATCACGGCCGCTATGCGACCCTGATCCAACGCCTCGGCCTGCGTCGCTAA
- the truB gene encoding tRNA pseudouridine(55) synthase TruB, with protein MSRKRRGQPIHGWLVVDKPLGVTSAAVVGKAKRLLNAEKVGHGGTLDPLASGILPLAFGEATKTVSLVMDGRKSYRFTLRWGIARSTEDAEGEITATSDVRPDRAAIDAVLPRFLGTILQQPPAYSALKIDGQRAYDLARAGEAVELAARPVEIFDLRLREMPDADHAVFEVDCGKGTYVRSLGRDIALALGTVGHLSALRRTKVGVFSEADAILLDSAGESDHSPPLSDRLLPILTVLDDIPALAIPVASAQRLRHGQTLPLPASDWGVLVDCSPETVLVAIAEGTPVALCHREGENLRPSRVFNL; from the coding sequence ATGAGCCGCAAGCGCCGGGGCCAGCCCATCCACGGCTGGCTGGTGGTCGATAAGCCGCTCGGCGTCACCTCGGCAGCGGTGGTCGGCAAAGCCAAGCGCCTGCTGAATGCCGAAAAGGTTGGGCACGGCGGCACGCTCGATCCGCTGGCTTCCGGCATCCTACCGCTGGCCTTCGGCGAGGCGACCAAGACGGTTTCCCTGGTGATGGACGGGCGCAAAAGCTACCGCTTTACCCTGCGCTGGGGCATCGCCCGGTCAACCGAGGATGCGGAGGGGGAGATTACCGCCACCTCCGACGTTCGCCCCGACCGCGCCGCCATTGATGCGGTGCTACCGCGCTTCCTCGGCACCATCCTTCAGCAGCCGCCCGCCTATTCGGCCCTCAAGATCGACGGCCAGCGCGCCTATGATCTCGCCCGCGCCGGGGAAGCGGTGGAACTGGCGGCGCGCCCGGTGGAGATTTTCGATCTGCGCCTGCGTGAGATGCCTGACGCCGATCATGCGGTGTTCGAGGTCGATTGCGGCAAAGGCACCTATGTGCGCTCCTTGGGACGTGACATTGCCTTGGCTTTGGGCACTGTTGGGCATCTGTCGGCCCTACGGCGCACGAAAGTTGGGGTTTTTAGCGAGGCGGACGCGATTCTTCTGGATTCAGCCGGGGAATCTGATCATAGTCCGCCGCTGTCGGATCGACTGCTACCGATCCTGACCGTGCTGGACGACATCCCGGCTCTGGCCATTCCGGTAGCATCGGCGCAGCGCCTCCGCCATGGACAAACCCTGCCGCTCCCCGCGAGCGACTGGGGCGTTTTGGTGGATTGCTCCCCGGAAACGGTATTGGTCGCGATTGCGGAGGGAACTCCGGTCGCGCTCTGTCACCGCGAGGGGGAAAACCTGCGCCCGAGCCGCGTTTTCAACCTCTGA
- the rbfA gene encoding 30S ribosome-binding factor RbfA, translated as MTMPRPSHPASSGTLSSSAGRAPSPRQLRVGEEVRHVLTQVFTRDGLRDPDLAGASVMVTEVRMSPDLRHATAFVIKLGGEDTPEAQKALVRACRRASPYLRGQMAKELRLQFVPELAFQPDTSFGEAARIGSLLNRPEVQRDLAAHQDDEGTEEA; from the coding sequence ATGACCATGCCCCGCCCGTCCCATCCCGCCTCTTCCGGTACACTTTCCTCCTCCGCAGGCCGGGCGCCGTCGCCGCGTCAGTTGCGCGTGGGGGAAGAGGTGCGGCATGTGCTCACCCAGGTTTTTACCCGCGATGGGCTGCGCGATCCCGATCTTGCCGGGGCGTCGGTGATGGTGACGGAAGTGCGCATGAGCCCCGACCTGCGCCACGCCACCGCCTTCGTGATCAAACTGGGCGGCGAGGATACGCCGGAGGCGCAAAAGGCGCTGGTCCGTGCCTGCCGCCGGGCATCGCCCTATTTGCGCGGTCAGATGGCGAAAGAATTGCGCCTGCAATTCGTGCCGGAACTGGCGTTCCAGCCGGATACGTCCTTCGGCGAGGCGGCGCGCATCGGGTCACTGCTCAACCGCCCGGAAGTGCAGCGCGATCTTGCCGCGCACCAGGATGATGAAGGCACCGAGGAGGCATGA
- a CDS encoding glycosyl hydrolase family 28-related protein: MTTPANPYGAFINVMDYGALPDGSDSTTAFTQALAAANGRPVFVPAGTFRLDGPLTVTAPVNNHAPGPQLFGEGKDISILDYRGTGTLLTCTQAVGYRFLKNGSIASMTLTGKSDIPGQSALSLTGAFDWYLSDLVIKNFGGDAVKSPLVSTVYTEITDVSKTAGSNELNRAAGGFLTRLVVGNGVFGPGIPIGALVTQVVSDFQVKISQPCTLTEVSSIFAIGTTDAIQSIVHIRDTEIIQNGGYGIAGYCGLGFILYWQNTKVQANGGGVLIGAGADIDGGIIAGNGAGASGDLAAGLRVTRINSSAQNLSVRKIEFDSNVGAQIRLEYLTNGIIEQCRFISHLDPQNNQVMIPNKGVVFGGTLGSASVNSIDMQQCAFRADAQGGIPFDGIYLGDTGTYNNITVDSPLWITLTAPNQKKINKAPHPDAAFQMIEAGKLTVGNPVNNGFVFARRTDVLDVPATTEITVPYPQVLRGDATILTTGIPNSGLWQFDVTIALANLGTTETGTFSVVANGAVKTLSWAANGQTAITINGSFPMILNQSTTPPVIKLRRNGGTGIAQITAAANATVLFVTFIG, translated from the coding sequence ATGACAACGCCGGCGAACCCTTATGGCGCTTTCATTAATGTCATGGATTATGGAGCCTTACCGGACGGCAGCGATAGCACGACGGCCTTTACGCAAGCTCTGGCAGCGGCGAACGGTCGGCCCGTCTTTGTACCGGCAGGCACGTTCCGTCTCGACGGCCCCTTAACAGTCACTGCCCCTGTAAATAATCACGCCCCCGGCCCGCAGCTTTTTGGCGAGGGCAAGGACATTAGTATTCTCGATTATCGGGGAACCGGCACTCTCCTAACCTGTACCCAGGCCGTCGGGTACCGCTTCCTTAAGAATGGCTCGATTGCCAGCATGACCCTGACGGGGAAATCCGATATCCCCGGACAATCGGCCCTAAGTCTGACGGGGGCTTTCGATTGGTATCTCAGCGATCTCGTCATCAAGAATTTCGGCGGTGATGCTGTTAAATCTCCGCTGGTCTCGACCGTCTATACGGAGATCACCGACGTTAGCAAGACCGCCGGCAGTAACGAGCTTAACCGGGCGGCGGGCGGGTTCTTGACACGGCTGGTCGTGGGCAACGGGGTTTTCGGCCCGGGCATTCCAATCGGCGCCCTGGTGACGCAGGTGGTGAGCGATTTTCAGGTTAAAATTTCTCAACCCTGTACGCTGACCGAGGTTAGCTCGATCTTTGCCATTGGTACGACCGATGCCATCCAAAGTATCGTTCATATCCGCGATACGGAAATCATTCAAAATGGTGGGTATGGGATCGCCGGATATTGCGGTTTAGGGTTTATACTCTATTGGCAGAACACTAAGGTTCAGGCAAATGGCGGCGGGGTTCTTATTGGGGCAGGCGCCGACATCGACGGCGGCATTATTGCCGGCAACGGAGCCGGAGCGTCCGGTGATCTGGCCGCAGGCTTGCGCGTTACCCGCATCAACAGTTCTGCGCAAAATCTCTCGGTTCGCAAGATTGAATTCGACAGTAATGTTGGCGCTCAGATCCGGTTAGAGTATCTAACAAACGGGATTATCGAGCAATGCCGCTTCATAAGTCATCTCGATCCCCAAAATAATCAGGTGATGATTCCCAATAAAGGCGTCGTTTTTGGCGGAACACTGGGATCAGCGTCTGTCAATAGCATTGATATGCAGCAATGCGCCTTCCGGGCCGACGCCCAAGGCGGCATTCCTTTTGACGGTATCTATCTTGGCGATACTGGAACTTACAATAACATCACTGTCGATAGTCCTTTGTGGATTACACTGACGGCACCGAACCAGAAGAAGATTAATAAAGCCCCACATCCCGATGCCGCCTTTCAAATGATCGAGGCGGGCAAGCTGACGGTCGGAAACCCGGTCAATAACGGCTTCGTCTTCGCCCGCCGCACCGATGTTCTGGACGTACCGGCCACGACGGAAATCACGGTTCCTTACCCGCAGGTTCTGCGCGGCGATGCGACCATTCTGACGACAGGCATTCCCAATAGCGGCCTGTGGCAATTCGACGTGACCATCGCTTTGGCGAACCTCGGGACGACCGAAACCGGAACCTTCTCGGTCGTCGCCAATGGTGCGGTAAAAACCCTATCATGGGCCGCGAATGGGCAAACGGCGATCACGATCAATGGTTCGTTCCCGATGATCTTGAACCAAAGCACGACACCGCCAGTTATCAAGCTGCGTCGAAACGGCGGGACGGGGATTGCACAGATCACCGCCGCCGCCAATGCAACCGTTCTGTTCGTAACGTTCATCGGGTAG
- a CDS encoding class II glutamine amidotransferase, giving the protein MCRWLAYSGSPLRLHALLFETQNSLINQSLACQRASVATNGDGFGVGWYGTQKKPGLYRDIRPAWNDDNLRSLAEQIESPLFFAHVRASTGTATTRQNCHPFRHDNWLFMHNGRIGGYDKVRRCLEFQIPEALYNERIGTTDSEIIFMLLIGNGLLSDPADAYRKTIADIETAMQAQGVTEPLRLTACATDGERLYAIRYSSDQAAPTLFYAQGQQVQVENGTCAFTEGAGSVLVLSEPLDRSDACWNEVPEGYFLTAIGDRVTLQPVVPAEPISAVA; this is encoded by the coding sequence ATGTGCCGTTGGCTCGCCTACTCCGGTTCTCCCCTGCGTTTGCACGCGTTGCTGTTCGAAACGCAGAACTCGCTGATCAATCAGTCGCTCGCCTGCCAGCGCGCTAGCGTGGCGACCAATGGCGATGGCTTCGGCGTGGGCTGGTACGGCACGCAGAAGAAGCCCGGCCTGTACCGCGACATTCGCCCCGCCTGGAACGACGATAATCTGCGCAGCTTGGCTGAACAGATCGAATCGCCGCTGTTTTTCGCCCACGTCCGCGCCTCCACCGGCACCGCAACAACGCGGCAGAACTGCCACCCGTTCCGCCACGACAATTGGCTGTTCATGCACAATGGTCGCATCGGCGGCTACGATAAGGTCCGCCGCTGCCTGGAGTTTCAGATTCCAGAAGCGCTGTATAACGAGCGGATTGGCACCACCGACAGCGAAATCATCTTTATGCTGCTGATCGGCAACGGCCTGCTGTCGGACCCGGCCGATGCCTACCGGAAAACCATCGCCGATATCGAAACCGCGATGCAGGCCCAGGGCGTGACCGAACCGCTGCGCCTCACCGCTTGCGCCACCGATGGCGAACGGCTCTATGCTATTCGCTATTCCTCCGACCAAGCCGCGCCGACGCTGTTCTATGCGCAGGGCCAGCAGGTTCAGGTTGAAAACGGCACCTGCGCTTTCACCGAAGGGGCGGGATCGGTCTTGGTCCTCTCTGAACCGCTCGACCGCAGCGATGCGTGCTGGAACGAAGTGCCGGAAGGCTATTTCCTAACGGCGATTGGCGACCGGGTGACACTGCAACCGGTGGTGCCCGCTGAACCTATTAGCGCCGTCGCCTGA
- a CDS encoding class I SAM-dependent methyltransferase, protein MTFSARDPAPIFADVVDAAWGDPATWTAEGQHWTHLAQVQQTINRRVTGDANLPALTWFFQRVARDRPLPLGRVLIVGCGSAGIENSIVQSGWAAEAVGLDLSPRALALAAEQAAAAGLRGVKHQVADMNALPVGSADLQPGSFDAVFGIAGVHHCANLEGLYSAVSHLLKPGGWFYLDEFIGPSRFQWPDVQTGLISGFLSALPDDLVRTGAGHLRRGYIRPTVQQVIAVDPSEAVRSAEIVPLLPTWFTVEGLFGYGGNLLHLALAQIAQHFHTDAGGHLARLIALEDWCLSEGLLTDDFAVILARKPA, encoded by the coding sequence ATGACGTTTTCTGCCCGCGACCCCGCCCCCATTTTTGCCGATGTCGTCGATGCGGCCTGGGGCGATCCAGCCACCTGGACCGCCGAAGGTCAGCATTGGACCCACCTTGCCCAGGTGCAGCAAACCATCAATCGACGGGTGACCGGGGACGCCAACCTGCCCGCCTTAACCTGGTTTTTTCAGCGCGTCGCCCGCGACCGCCCCCTGCCCCTGGGGCGGGTTCTTATTGTGGGCTGTGGGTCGGCAGGTATCGAAAACTCGATCGTTCAATCGGGATGGGCGGCTGAAGCCGTCGGTCTTGATTTATCGCCGCGGGCCTTGGCCTTGGCTGCCGAACAGGCCGCCGCCGCAGGCCTAAGGGGGGTTAAGCATCAGGTCGCCGATATGAACGCGCTACCCGTCGGTAGCGCCGATTTGCAACCGGGCAGCTTCGACGCGGTTTTCGGGATCGCGGGGGTGCATCATTGCGCCAATCTTGAGGGGCTTTACTCCGCCGTCTCGCATCTCCTGAAGCCCGGCGGCTGGTTTTATCTCGACGAGTTTATTGGCCCCAGCCGGTTCCAATGGCCCGATGTGCAGACGGGCTTGATCAGCGGCTTTCTCAGCGCCTTGCCCGATGATCTGGTGCGCACCGGGGCAGGGCACTTGCGGCGCGGCTACATCCGCCCCACGGTCCAGCAGGTGATCGCCGTTGACCCCAGCGAAGCCGTTCGCTCTGCCGAAATCGTCCCGTTGCTGCCGACTTGGTTTACGGTCGAGGGGCTTTTTGGCTACGGCGGCAATCTTCTGCATCTGGCGCTGGCCCAAATCGCTCAGCATTTCCATACGGATGCCGGGGGGCACCTTGCCCGCCTGATCGCGCTCGAAGATTGGTGCCTCAGCGAGGGCCTGCTGACCGATGATTTCGCGGTGATTCTGGCCCGGAAACCCGCCTGA